In Glandiceps talaboti chromosome 4, keGlaTala1.1, whole genome shotgun sequence, a single window of DNA contains:
- the LOC144434409 gene encoding uncharacterized protein LOC144434409 produces MASKYYNHPGNGANYLCLPILPDYDENEVESDIQLDRGYLYHTEYSGSTGPFVDKRYHDVSCAVCLDDLHDNIIMYPARNDCPSDWDVVYHGFLMAGRNSYQTTEHVCVDVEGGFIVGTAESVIGGRLYPVEGRCPTGSSIPCAPYVDGYELTCAICAK; encoded by the coding sequence ATGGCCAGCAAATATTACAACCACCCTGGAAATGGAGCAAACTACTTGTGTTTACCCATTTTGCCAGattatgatgaaaatgaagTTGAAAGCGATATCCAACTTGACCGAGGTTACTTATACCACACCGAATATTCAGGAAGTACAGGTCCATTTGTGGATAAGCGGTATCATGATGTTTCATGCGCTGTTTGTTTGGACGACCTCCACGACAATATTATCATGTATCCAGCGAGGAATGATTGTCCGAGTGATTGGGACGTggtttatcatggctttctgaTGGCAGGGAGAAACAGTTACCAAACGACTGAACACGTCTGCGTGGATGTTGAAGGAGGCTTCATAGTAGGTACAGCGGAAAGCGTTATCGGCGGACGACTGTATCCTGTAGAAGGTCGATGTCCCACCGGTAGTTCTATACCGTGTGCTCCGTACGTTGATGGTTATGAACTGACATGTGCAATTTGTGCAAAATAG
- the LOC144434410 gene encoding short-chain collagen C4-like, whose translation MTCTLRTPYTCLILVTLGSAFDSHFFDETSKTGLVPEPISTALDTTGVVFTRWGHNNCHAGMDLVYNGVMSGQLYSQSGNGANHLCLPIVPLYDMDNVTTGVQTDRAYLYHTEYRNPSGPFLDRQYHDIPCAVCLDGTHNNIIVYPAQNTCPDGWDVEYKGFLMAERTSYGTVDHVCVDVEGRVVLGSATDVNSAFLYSVEGRCPAGSAIPCAPYVDGYELSCVVCAI comes from the exons ATGACTTGTACATTACGTACACCATATACTTGCCTGATATTGGTGACATTAGGATCTGCCTTTGACAGTCACTTTTTTGATGAGACTTCTAAGACAGGACTTGTACCCG AGCCAATTTCGACAGCGTTGGATACAACAGGTGTTGTTTTTACACGATGGGGTCACAATAATTGCCATGCTGGTATGGACCTTGTCTACAACG gTGTCATGAGCGGACAACTTTACAGTCAAAGTGGTAATGGCGCAAATCATTTGTGTCTGCCTATTGTGCCGCTGTATGACATGGACAACGTAACAACTGGTGTTCAAACTGATCGTGCCTACCTATATCACACTGAGTATCGCAACCCATCCGGTCCGTTCCTTGATAGGCAATATCATGACATTCCATGTGCCGTTTGTCTAGATGGCACTCACAATAACATTATTGTGTATCCAGCCCAAAATACCTGTCCTGATGGATGGGATGTTGAATACAAGGGGTTTCTCATGGCAGAGCGAACTAGCTATGGAACGGTTGATCATGTATGTGTTGACGTGGAGGGAAGAGTTGTTCTAGGCTCAGCTACAGACGTCAATTCGGCATTTCTGTACTCGGTGGAAGGCCGCTGTCCAGCAGGCAGTGCTATACCATGCGCTCCGTATGTTGATGGTTATGAATTATCGTGTGTCGTGTGTGCAATTTGA